One part of the Humulus lupulus chromosome 9, drHumLupu1.1, whole genome shotgun sequence genome encodes these proteins:
- the LOC133801812 gene encoding DNA polymerase epsilon catalytic subunit A-like: MRKGARWYSMEMAGVVTYTGAKIIQNARILVEKIGKPLELDTDGTWCALPGSFPENFTFKTKDLKKKLTISYPCVMLNVDVAENNTNDQYQTLTDPLTKSYTTHSECSIEFEVDGPYKAMIIPASKEEGILIKKRYAVFNDDGTLAELKGFEIKRRGELKLIKVFQAELFDKFLNGSTLVECYSAVAFVANRWLDLLDAICCGRCHCYFDPTSGHCRCPLPKVIIDIHNKFSQRKGGSHAMIPK; this comes from the exons ATGCGCAA AGGTGCAAGATGGTACTCTATGGAAATGGCTGGAGTGGTTACATATACTGGGGCTAAAATTATTCAGAATGCTCGCATACTGGTTGAAAAGATTGGAAAGCCACTTGAGTTAGATACAGATGGTACCTGGTGTGCACTTCCTGGATCATTTCCAGAGAACTTTACTTTCAAAACAAA AGATTTGAAGAAGAAGCTGACTATCTCATATCCATGTGTTATGTTGAATGTTGATGTAGcagaaaacaatacaaatgatcAGTACCAG ACCCTGACAGATCCTTTGACCAAATCTTATACAACACATAGTGAATGCTCAATTGAATTTGAAGTGGATGGACCATACAAG GCAATGATTATTCCAGCTTCAAAAGAAGAGGGAATTTTGATTAAGAAGCGATATGCAGTTTTCAACGATGATGGGACCCTTGCTGAGCTTAAAGGTTTTGAAATTAAGCGTAGAGGTGAGCTGAAGCTCATCAAAGTTTTCCAG GCTGAGCTTTTCGACAAGTTTCTCAATGGCTCAACCTTAGTGGAATGCTATTCAGCTGTTGCTTTTGTTGCCAACCGCTGGCTTGATCTTCTTGAT GCAATCTGCTGTGGTAGGTGTCATTGTTACTTTGACCCCACCTCCGGCCATTGTCGGTGTCCACTTCCCAAAGTCATCATCGACATTCACAATAAGTTCAGTCAGAGAAAAGGAGGCTCTCATGCAATGATCCCAAAGTGA